The DNA segment TCGTCTCTTCCCGAGGAGCTGCGCCGGCGGCACAACCCCGTACCGATGATCGATGTTGATCTCTGGGTGAAGACCGCCTCGCAGCGGATGCTCTTCATCTACGGCGAGAACGACCCGTGGGGCGCCGAACGCTTCAAGCCGAGCAAGCGCGATTCGGCCCTCTTCGTCGCCCCGGGCGCCAACCACGGCGCCAACATCGCCCGCCTGAACCCGGCCGACAACGCGGCAGCGACGGCCATGCTGCGTCGCTGGGCGGGCGTGACCGCGTCGGTCTCCACCTTCAAGACCGCCGACATCCCCCTGGATGACGGCCTCGGCGACCGCCGCCGCATCAACTGACAAACCCGATCACCTCGCGCCCGCCGGCTCGGTGCCGGCGGGCGCTCCTTTTTCCTCGCAACGGCGTCCGCCGGGCAGCGGTCCTATGCGGTTGCAGTGGCGTGGAGCCAGGAGGTCAGTCTGTCCACGGTGTCGGGCTCGAGGGCTGGTGTGGCGTGCTGCAGCAGGGTTGTGAGGTCGGTGCGCTGGTGGGTCGTGATGACCGACTCGGGCGTCACGCCGGACCGCCAGGTCGATGCTGTGACGTCGCGGGCGAGGCGGGTGATGTCCGCTCGGGCCCGTGCGGCGAGCTTCGGGTCCGGGTCGATGGCGGCGATGAGTCCAGCTCGAAGGCACGTCGAGACGGTCCCCGCGGTGAGCAGGCGGTAGCCGCCACGGCGCAGGGCTGTCCTGGCATCGGTGAGCAACTGCCAGAGCAGCTCGGCCTCGACCAGCTTCACTATCGGCCGCAACGCGGTGACTGCTTCGCGGACCACCCGCGTGGACGGATCGTGCAGCATCGGTGCCACGCGTGCCGCGTCGACCGCGTCGAGCTGACGTAGTGCCCGTACCGCGGCGGCGCGGACCGTAGCCTCTGGATGGTCCAGCAGGGGGTTGAGCAGCGCCGATTCCTGCGCCGAGACGGTCTCGGCGAAACCGGCGATCACCGGTGGGGTCGGTTTGTCGAGCACGGCGGAGCGGTACCACGCGACCGCGTCGACGCCGGCACGGCGGGCCGCGTCGCGTGCCAGTGCCCGCGCCAGGGGCGCCGCGTCGTCGAGGTGCGCCACCACGTCGGCGTCATCGCCGGTGGGACTCAGCCCGGTCAGCGCTGCGGCCCGTACCTCTGGCCGGCGGCTTCGGGCCAGGCGGCGCAGTACGGCAACGCGGCGCCGCCAGACGGCATCGCGGCAGGCCATCTCGGCAGCGCGAGCCCTGATCGGCACGTCAGGGCCTGACTCGGCGAGGTCGATCAACTCGTCGGGAGAGAACCAGCCCCAGCTGAGTCCGAGGTCGCAGCAGAAGCGCCGGGAGGCGGGATGTGATGATGCCGCCAGAGACCGCCGGTCCTCGGGCGATGCCGTCGAGAAGGCGGCCTTCACCTGGGCTACGGCGAACGCGCCGCGGTAGCGCTGGTCGATCGCTGTCGTCACCGGCAGCACAGCGCCGAGATATCTGACCGGATCGTCGGCGAGCAGCAATGCCAGACCGGCACGGGCATGGTCGCGCACCGAGCGAACCCAGTCACTGGTACGCAACACCAGGAACGGCATCAGCTCCACCGACGGCGCGGCCAGCATCGCGGTCACCGCCCGCTCGCGGACCCGTCCGTCACCATGAGTGCTGGCCAGTGCCACCGCGAGCGGAGCGCCGAACGCGCCGGCCGCCGCCCGGGTGACCACATGTTCCGCCGGCGATGCCTGAGGCCTCTGGTGCCACCACGCACGCCGTGCGTTCTCATCCAGCCGCACCACGACGCGCGGCCACTCGGCAAGGACAGCCAGAGCAGCGTGGCCCGACTCGCGGTCTCCGGTGACGGCGAGCTCCGCGAGCAGCGTCGTGAGATGCCCGACCGGTGGGCACCCGCCACGAGCAGCCTCCTCGACGGCCACCCACACCGGATCAGTCACCGGACGGTTCACCACCGCGGGAACAGACTTCCGGTCTCGCCGCCACAACTTGATCACTGCGTCATCGTGCCCCAGCGGCAACGAACGCACCGCATGATTTTCACCCGCGCTCGCCGCCTTCGCCCAGACCGCGGCGAACGACGCGAAGAGTGACGGTGTGAGACCTGCCGCGGCCTGGGACTCGGCGATCTGGTGCATCTCGGCGACGTAGCGGTGTGCCTTGGTGGCGGCGAGCGCCACCTCGTACGGGGTTCCGAAGCGCTCGCCGAGGTCGGCCATCACCGGCTCCAGGACTCCGTCGGCGGACGCGGCACGGATCGCCTGTGTCATCAGCGCCATCAGTCCCTTGTACACCGACGCCGTTGACATCTTCACCGCGCTGGCAGCGCCGACGCGGTCACCGGTGACACGGCGTTGAGGTCCACCACGAGTGGCCGTTCAGCCCATCGCGGCGACCGGCCCGCCAGCGAGGTGACCACGTCGTGACCACCCTGGCGCAACGCCCAGCCGAGCCCCGAGCCCATGTGCCCCGCACCGATCAAGCCGATGACCTTCATGCCGGCGATCCATTCGGAGAACGGCTGTGGCGAGTGCCCGCCGATCAGTAGTGGGCGGCGACCTGCGTCACCGGATGTCCCAGTGCCGCTTCGGCGGCGGCCAATTCCTTCTCGTCCAGTTCCCAGGCGCCTCGTGCCCAGTTTCTGACGCTCACCTCGAACCGCGCGAATCCGACGGGCGCCTCGAACCGTAGTTCTGGCAGCGTCAACGCCGCCGCGCAACACGGGACGGTGACGCTCAGGTCGTGGATGGTCGGCTCTCCGATCATCCGCCCGCCGTTTCTTTCCCGGACCAGTTCCCAGAACCAGTCCAGACCGATATCCGCCTCACATCGGGGGCAGAAGAGGTCCTGCGTGTACTCGCCGCCATCGATCAGGGTGATGCGCTCGTAATAGATCGGCTCGACTGCCTCCGCGTGGTCGCCCGGTCCGGCGAAGAGCCCGGCCACAAACGTGACCGTGCGAGCGGCCGCCTCGGCGGTGGGCTGCCATGCGGGATCCGTCGGGATCACCCGGATGAAAAGCTCGCTCATCTCGCGCGCACTCGCTCGTAGAGGCCGTTGACGGCGATCGTGAAAACGGCGGCGTAGTCGATGCGGTCGGGCAGGGTGGACCACTGGTCGCGGATGCCCTCGTTGAGAGCCAGCAGTTCGAGGACGAGTTGCTGCGGATCCGTTCCCTCGGCTATCTCGCCTGCGGCGATGCGATTCTGTACGAAGGGCGCCAGTGTCTCCAGGGCGGCCTCGAGATTGCGGCGTGCGCGGCCCTGCACCGGGTGGCCTTCGATGCGGGAGGCGCCGGTCAGCATGACGCGGAATCGGAGCAGGTCGGGTTCCTGGGCGGCGAGGCGGACGACCGCGATGAACTCGTCGAACAGGGCGCGCACCGACTCCGCGGGCAGCTTGATCGACTGATAGACCTCTTCGCGGAGCTCGACGACGGCCAGGAACAGGTCGCGCTTGGTGGCGAAGTGGTGCAGCACTCCCGCGTCCGTCACCCCGGCCGCCCGGGCGATGTCGGCGATGCGGGCGTTCTCGTAGCCCTTGCGGCCGAACTCCCTGGTGGCGGCGGTGAGGATCCGGGTTCGCCGGGCGTCGCCGCGAGAGAGCCGTTCCATCCAGCGATTCTACCGGCTAACTTAGTCGCTACTAGGTTTGTCCGTCGCAGGAGGCTGTGTGAGCGCGTTCATCGCCGGGACCTACAACTCCCGGGACACCGGAGGCATCCCGCTCGCGACGGGCGGTTCGACCCGGGCGGGG comes from the Actinoplanes sp. OR16 genome and includes:
- a CDS encoding DUF1932 domain-containing protein, whose amino-acid sequence is MALMTQAIRAASADGVLEPVMADLGERFGTPYEVALAATKAHRYVAEMHQIAESQAAAGLTPSLFASFAAVWAKAASAGENHAVRSLPLGHDDAVIKLWRRDRKSVPAVVNRPVTDPVWVAVEEAARGGCPPVGHLTTLLAELAVTGDRESGHAALAVLAEWPRVVVRLDENARRAWWHQRPQASPAEHVVTRAAAGAFGAPLAVALASTHGDGRVRERAVTAMLAAPSVELMPFLVLRTSDWVRSVRDHARAGLALLLADDPVRYLGAVLPVTTAIDQRYRGAFAVAQVKAAFSTASPEDRRSLAASSHPASRRFCCDLGLSWGWFSPDELIDLAESGPDVPIRARAAEMACRDAVWRRRVAVLRRLARSRRPEVRAAALTGLSPTGDDADVVAHLDDAAPLARALARDAARRAGVDAVAWYRSAVLDKPTPPVIAGFAETVSAQESALLNPLLDHPEATVRAAAVRALRQLDAVDAARVAPMLHDPSTRVVREAVTALRPIVKLVEAELLWQLLTDARTALRRGGYRLLTAGTVSTCLRAGLIAAIDPDPKLAARARADITRLARDVTASTWRSGVTPESVITTHQRTDLTTLLQHATPALEPDTVDRLTSWLHATATA
- a CDS encoding TetR/AcrR family transcriptional regulator; translated protein: MERLSRGDARRTRILTAATREFGRKGYENARIADIARAAGVTDAGVLHHFATKRDLFLAVVELREEVYQSIKLPAESVRALFDEFIAVVRLAAQEPDLLRFRVMLTGASRIEGHPVQGRARRNLEAALETLAPFVQNRIAAGEIAEGTDPQQLVLELLALNEGIRDQWSTLPDRIDYAAVFTIAVNGLYERVRAR